acctcctcaggcagagagttccatagtctcactgctcttaccgtaaagaatcctcttctatgtttgtgtacaaaccttctttcctccagacgcagaggatgtcccctcgtcacagtcacagtcctggggataaatagatgatgggagagatctctgtactgacccctgatatatttatacatactaattagatctcccctcagtcgtcttttttctaaagtaaataaccctaatgttgataatctttcagggtactgtagttgccccattccagttattactttagttgccctcctctgaaccctctccaggtctgctatgtctgccttgtttacaggagcccagaactgtacacagtactccatgtgtggtctgactagtggtttgcaaagtggcaggactatgttctcatcacggcatctatggcccttttgatgcaacccattatcttattggccttggcagcagctgcctgacactggtttgtacagcttagtttgctgtttattaagattcctaggttcttttccatgtcagtgttaccgagtgttttaccatttagtatgtacgggtgacttgcattattccttcccatgtgcataaccctacatttgtcagtgttaaacctcatctgccacttctctgcccaagcctcaaaTCTATCCAGGTccctctgtagctgtatattgtcctcttcagtcttAATTACTTtaaacagtttagtgtcatctgcaaaaatttatatttcactgtgcaagccttttacaagatcattaataaatatattgaagagaatagggcccaatactgacccctgaggtacgccactagtgacagtgacccaatctgagtgtgtaccattaataaccaccctctgttttctatcactgagccagttacttacccacatacagacattttctcccagtccgagcatttttatatactaacctttcatgcggtacagtgtcaaatgctttggagaagtccagatatacgacatccattgattcgtaagtctagaacttacctcctcaattagtttgacatgaccgatccctcatgaagccatgctgatatggcgttatttacttattttcattgaggtactccaagatagcatctcttagaaaaccttcaaacagtttacccacaacagatgttaaacttaccgcctatagtttccggggtctgtttttgcaccctttttgaatattgacaccacatttgctatgcgccaatcctgtgcaaCACtctctgtcagtatagagtctgtaaatatcagaaataagggtctggctatgacattacttaattctcttaggatacgggggtgtatgccatctggccctggcgatttgtctattttaatctttttaagtcgctgttgtacttcttcctgggtcagacagggcacttttaatggggaatttacttttacattctgcatttcatctgacagtttattttcctcagtgaatacagtggagaaaaaaatatttaatagctttgctttctcctcgtcgctctctgcaactcccccctcattgctctgtagagggctgacaccttcagatttatactttttaccatttatataattgaagaacattttagggttagttttgctctctttggcaattaatctcttggtctctagtttggtgtcttttatttgttttttacatattctatttttttccttatagtttttcagtgcttcctggctaccctcctgttttagtgatttaaatgctttctttttgtcatttattgcattctttacagttctatttatccacattggtttcttcttgttccttaaccttttattcccataagatatgtacctctcacaattagattttaggatgcttttaaaaatatcccattttgtggcggtatttcTATTTTTGAGTGCTTTGTCCCagatagttaggcctatggcctctcttagttggctaaagtttgcttttttgaagtttggtaattttgttcctccctgtagaaatgctcgtttgaaggataattggaaggttattactttatggtcactatttcccaggtgtccctcgaactgcacatctgttgttctgtcaggtctattggttaatactaagtccagtatggccgtccctctagtcgggtcctgaaccatttgggaaaggtaattgtctttggttattgccaagaacctgtttcctttatgagatgtactggtttcagtttcccagtatatatctgggtagttgaagtcccccataataacgacctcattatgatttgaagcctcgtctatctcgtttagtagtagattttctgtggactctggtttattaggtggtttatagtaaactcctattagtaatttattattatttttgcctccatgtatttctacccacagtgaatccacatgttcatgtccctcacttatatcttctcggactgtgggctttagacaggactttacataaaggcagacccctccacctctccgattttgacgatcctttctaaagagACTGTaagcctgtacattaactgcccagtcatagctatcatacagccatgtttcagttattcccactatgtcatagttctcctcacacatcacgaattccagttcaccagttttattagtcaggcttctggcattagtatacatacaattaagaggtttatgtatattttttaccctacacctttccttctgaaatgttctagtccctccttccattcctcaccCAGTCCCATtaacttgcccccggtctctatctgcactatcttcctataacgtaattaccctcccccagtccctagtttaaacactccgtcaaccttctagccatcttctcccccaacacagctgccccttccccattgaggtgcagcccatccctataatagagcctgtagctgacagagaagtcggcccagttctccaggaacccaaaaccCTTCttttctacaccagttcttgagccacttgttaacctccctaatctcccactgcctttcttgtgtggctcatggtacaggcagtatttaggaaaacactacctttgaggtccttgccctaagcttgtgacctaaatccctgaaatcatttttaaggactctccaccttcctctaactttgtcattggttccgatatggaccatgaccgctgggtcttctccagcccctcccagtaatctgtcaacccaatccgcgatgtgtcgaactctagcgccaggaagacaacacactgttcagtgatcacggtctttgtgacagattcccttttctGTACCCtagtaataaagtatatttattaaCACAATAACAAGTTTACAGTCTAATTAGcgctataattatatatatttatatcaaaggatatataaatatatatacttatagtcgcacacagtaatatataaCAACACTACAATACACCTAAACTACGCTACACACAGTACAATAcacaatttcaccccacaaatCTACCTAAAAATACATTTACTCACACACACTATTAGCatcagcccacccaacctggctaCACACTGTCTCTATGGGGTTAAACACAatagtggcactgcaagggtcAATACCTGCAGGCCATGGATATAAATAGTTAACCTGGGGTTGCagggcactgcaagggttaatcagggaacAGGATGGCTCTGCCAGGGTTAATACACAGCAAGGGGTATGGCTAGGTGGAATGCTGGGAAAGGATGGCACTGCAAGGGTTCAATGCAATTCCAGGGCAATAGGATGATTCCAGCAGGTGTTAATATTCCTGTTCTACTCCCCACATCTAAGACAACCTCAGCAGGGGTCCTGTGGGCTGGTATGCTGGGGTGCAGGGCTGCAAGGGTTTTGGGGTTCATGGGCAGGGAGTAGGGGTTAATGCTGGGGCAACTCTGCAGGACAGGGATACTCAGCCATATGATGCCTCCCCCTCCAGCTGCTCGGTCCTCCAGCGCAGCGCTGCCTCTTCCTGAGCACTGCTGCTCTGTCTGAGCGCTGCCTGTGCTCTCCTCTCTGGGAAGGGCTGTGGGGGTTAACTGCTCTGAGCACCGGCTGCTCTCTCCTACTGGGGCTGGTCAGGTCCTTCTCTCCTGCTCCGCTAGCGCAGTGCAGCCTGGCTCATGGCTGCCTGCACTCTCTTCTTATCGGGGGTGTCCGGGATTCTGTTTTGGAGCATAGCACTGCTGGGATATTTAAACCTGGCTGCGCTCGCTCCCATTTTCCTGGGCTGCAGGCGTGCCTCGCACGTCTGCAGCCGAGTACACGTAGGCTggtgcggtgatatgacgtcGCCGCACCAGCCCGCGCATCTCGGCGCGCGCTTCCAGGCGGGGGATGATTTGGCAGGGGAGCCCTTTTTTCTCCTGCCTTTGTAGTGTAGAACGTCTCCAGCACTGCCGGAGGTGTCATTAAAGGGCAGAAGATCTATTGATCCCCTGTCCTTTGAAGTGaccgaaactggacataattgtccatttATCGGCACCTCACCCCTGCAGGCACTGGTATTCGCCTGTAGGAGGATTATTCAGCTTGGGGGGGTACCCGCGCTTGGGGACAGCATATTGGCCGCATTTCAGGATAATAAGTATATATAGATGCATGTAATAACAgggcatacatacatatatacagtacagaccaaaagtttggacacaccttctcattcaaagagttttctttattttcatgactatgaaaattgtagattcacattgaaggcatcaaaactatgaattaacacatgtggaattatatacataacaaacaagtgtgaaacaacagaaaatacctCGGTTCACGAACGCTTCTGTTCACGAACAACTCGGTTCACGAACAGAAAAGTTCATAAAAATATGCTCCGGTTCACGAACTCCGCCTCGGTTCACGAACAGGAGCCGCGGCCATTTTAATGCTATTTCCAGGCTGTCACATGGTCGTCACTTCCTGTAGGAAGATCGTGGAGAGAATAAGAGACACAGAAAGAAGTACAGTACTGTGAGTACTCTGCAAACATTGGTGTGGTTTTTAgcacatacagtactgtacagttcACTGGACACCCAATATGGCTCCCAAGAAGCATAGTGGAAAGAAGAAAGTGCGGAGCAGCAATGAAGGTGACAAGAACAGCAATGCaggtgacaatgtgcaaagtggaaatgcaagtgacaatgtgcaaagtggaaatgcaagtgacaatgtgcaaagtggaaatgcaagtgacaatgtgcaaagtggaaatgcaggTGACAAGAATGTGCAGCGCAAGCATGGTGGCAAAAAGAAAGTGCAGAGCAGCAATGAAGGTGACAAGAACAGCaatgcaagtgacaatgtgcaaagtggaaatgcaagtgacaatgtgcaaagtggaaatgcaggTGACAAGAATGTGCAGCGCAAGCATGGTGGCAAAAAGAAAGTGCAGAGCAGTAGTAAAGGTGACAGCAAGGTTGTGAAGAAAATAACCATTGAGCTGAAGAAGGAAATTATAGAAAAGCATGACCGTGGTATTCGTGTGACTGATCTGGCCTCGGAGTACAAGATGGCAAAGTCAACAATCTCAACTATTCTGAAAAACAAAGCCGCCATCAAAGGAGCTGATGTTGCAAAAGGAGTAACAATGTTAACCAAGCAGAGGACGCAAGTGCTGGAAGAGGTGGAAAAACTTTTGTTGGTGTGGTTGAATGAGAAACAGCTGGCAGGTGATAGCGTTAGTGAAGCTATGATTTGTGAGAAAGCCAGGAAATTGCACAGTGATTTACTGCAAAGAAGCCCCTCTACAAGTGCAGCAAGTGACGAATTTAAAGCCAGTAGGGGGTGGTTTGAAAAATTCCGCAGGAGAAGTGGCATCCACAGTGTGATTAGACATGGTGAGGCTTCCAGTTCTGACAAGGCCGCAGCAGAAGCCTACAAGTTAGACTTTGCGGAATTCATGAAGACAGAAGGATACGTCCCTCAACAAGTTTTCAACTGTGATGAAACAGGgctcttctggaaaaaaatgcCGAACAGAACCTATATCACGCAGGAGGAAAAGGCACTACCAGGGCACAAGCCCATGAAGGACAGATTGACCCTTTTGCTGTGTGCCAATGCAAGCGCCGATCTGAAAATTAAACCACTACTGGTGTACCATTCTCAGACCCCTCGTGCATTTAGGCAacaaaatgtgaacaaggccagaCTGCCCGTCATGTGGAGAGCCAATGCCAAAGCTTGGGTCACAAGGCAATTGTTTATGGAATGGCTGCACGAGGTGTTTGCACCCACCGTCAGAAAATATCTTTCTGATAACCAGCTGCCTGAAAGGTGCCTTCTTCTGATGGACAATGCCCCGGCACACCCTCCAGCCTTGGTGGATGATATGGATGCTGAGTATGACTTCATCAAGGTGAAGTTCCTCCCCCCCAACACAACACCACTTCTGCAGCCCATGGACCAGCAAGTCATCTGCAACTTCAAGAAGCTGTACACAAAGGCGCTCTTCACTAGGTGTTTTAATGTCACTGAAGAGACGTCCTTGACTTTGAAAGACTTCTGGAAGAAACATTTCAATGTTGTCCACTGCATTAACCTTATTGACAAAGCCTGGGAAGAGGTCACTCCCCGAACCCTAAATTCAGCCTGGAGGAAACTGTGGCCAGAATGTGTCGCTGAACGTGAACATGACTTTGAAGGGTCTGATGCAGAGGTAGTGGAGGAAATTGTGTCCATGGGCAAGAGTATGGGTCTGGACGTTGATGGTGCTGATGTGGAAGAGCTTGTTGAGGAACATAGGGAGGAGCTGACCACGGAAGAACTTTCTGAACTCCACAGTGAGCAGCAGAAGGCACTTCTTGAGGAGCATTccactgaggaagaggaagaaAGGGAGGAGGTTAGCAGTGATGCCATAAAATCCATTATGCAAAAATGGAATGAGTGCCATGATTTTTTTGAAAAGCACCACCCCAACATAACTGTCGTGAACAGAGTGCTAAATCTTATGAATGATAATGTGGTCTCTCATTTCCGGAGGGTTATGCAGCACAGGAAAAGACAAGTGACATTGGACAGATTTTTCAGAAAAACTGAGCCTGCAGCTaggagacaaaggagagaggaaaCCCCTGAAGGCGATCCCCCTGATGTCCTTATGGAGGGGGACTCTCCCTCCAAACAATAACTGCCTCCCACCTGCCTTCCTCCATGCCAGAAGTCATCTCAAGCAAGGGTAGTGTCCTCTCTTTATACATTACTATACTGTACTAATGTGTATTGTAATTTGTTTCATATTTTTGTGCTtcaaaaacacccaaaaaaaggtCAGCACGGATTAACCGGATTTACATTGAACCCTATGGGAAAATGTGCCTCGGTTCGCGACCAATTCGGTTCGCGACCAGAGTCAGTTCACGAATTAAgttcgtgaaccgaggtatcacttgtatgtcatattctaggttattcaaagtagccaccttttgctttgattactgctttgcacactctcggcattctcttgatgagcttcaagaggtagtcccctgaaatggttttcacttcacaggtgtgccctgtcaggtttaataagtgggatttcttgccttataaatggggttgggaccatcagttgcgttgaggagaagtcaggtggatacacagctgatagtcctactgaatagactgttagaatttgtattatggcaagaaaaaagcagctaagtaaaggaaaacgagtggccatcattactttaagaaatgaagttcagtcagtcagccgaaaaattgggaaaactttgaaagtaagggctatttgaccatgaaggagagtgatggggtgctgcaccagatgacctggcctccacagtcaccggtcctgaacccaatcgagatggtttggggtgagctggaccgcagagtgaaggcaaaagggccaacaagtgctaagcatctctgggaactccttcaagactgttggaagaccatttcaggggactacctcttgaagctcatcaagagaatgccaagagtgtgcagagcagtaatcaaagcaaaaggtggctattttgaataacctagaatatgacatattttctgttgtttcacacttgtttgttatgtatataattccacatgtgttaattcatagttttgatgccttcatagtcatgaaaataaagaaaactctttgaatgagaaggtgtgtccaaacttttagtctgtactgtatatatatatatatatatatatatattcaaatctcACCATTCCCTCTACAGTGTGTGTGTCTATGGTATACATATGACATATGGTAATTGGATAACTATTTATATTAGAAGGATTAAGGGTGCGGTACATACTGCAGGGGATGTATTGTTGGCTACAGGACACGAGGTTACCTCTCAGGAGTCTTCTTGTGCACTTTTTAAGCTGATTAAGCAAATACTTTTGCAATATATAAATGATGGGAGACAGAAATGAGTATATAAAAACAactcaatatataaaaaaaaatgaaaatattaatCAAAATGAATAAGAATAAAAACTATATTATGCATAGTTCGGATtaataaaggatttttttttaacaaaattttatttttattgcactatataacattacaacaaaaagaaacaaaaacaacTCTTTACACTCCACCAGGTTTGCCAATGTCCAGaaattcctggacagtctgtaaaaatagggaacTTTTTTCAGcgtctgtaaaaaaaacaaaaaacaaatctatGATTTTGAGCGGGTCATTGTGATTGTAATTATCATCTTTTTATAGCTCATTCTAAAGACTGATAATGCATTCATATCAGTATACCGAGCGTGAGACATGTTTTACTTAGAATCCTTATCATTCATTGTTGTTTTCAAATTTGTCCATAAAAATTTTGGCTATCCGTGATTTTtaaataagttgtccagaaaaaagaaaaattctgattGGCAACCCTACAGCCCATGAGC
The Bufo bufo chromosome 8, aBufBuf1.1, whole genome shotgun sequence genome window above contains:
- the LOC120977533 gene encoding uncharacterized PPE family protein PPE13-like codes for the protein MAPKKHSGKKKVRSSNEGDKNSNAGDNVQSGNASDNVQSGNASDNVQSGNASDNVQSGNAGDKNVQRKHGGKKKVQSSNEGDKNSNASDNVQSGNASDNVQSGNAGDKNVQRKHGGKKKVQSSSKGDSKVVKKITIELKKEIIEKHDRGIRVTDLASEYKMAKSTISTILKNKAAIKGADVAKGVTMLTKQRTQVLEEVEKLLLVWLNEKQLAGAFF